One Candidatus Polarisedimenticolia bacterium DNA segment encodes these proteins:
- a CDS encoding VOC family protein: MPNKVKPIPEGHRTVTPYLAIKNAAQALEFYKKAFGASESYKLMMPDGRLGHAEIRLGDSMIMLSDEFPEYDGKAPETLGESPVSIHLYVEDVDAFFERALAAGAKERKPVMDQFYGDRSGQLEDPFGHLWWVATHKEDVAPEEMQKRVQAMFAGKQ; this comes from the coding sequence ATGCCAAACAAGGTGAAGCCCATCCCGGAAGGACACCGCACGGTCACGCCCTACCTGGCCATCAAAAATGCCGCCCAGGCATTGGAGTTCTACAAAAAGGCGTTCGGAGCGAGCGAGAGCTACAAATTGATGATGCCTGACGGACGCCTCGGCCATGCGGAAATCCGCCTGGGCGATTCCATGATCATGCTGTCGGATGAATTCCCGGAATACGACGGTAAGGCGCCGGAGACCCTTGGCGAGTCGCCCGTGAGCATCCATCTCTATGTCGAGGATGTCGACGCGTTCTTCGAAAGGGCGCTGGCCGCCGGCGCCAAAGAACGCAAGCCCGTCATGGATCAGTTTTACGGCGACCGCTCCGGCCAGCTCGAGGATCCCTTCGGGCATCTCTGGTGGGTGGCCACGCACAAGGAAGACGTCGCGCCGGAGGAGATGCAGAAGCGCGTGCAGGCGATGTTCGCGGGGAAACAGTAG
- a CDS encoding sigma 54-interacting transcriptional regulator, translated as MSEDRDGQTEGSEPGEGSGDLARFLGPLLHALAESLDVREIFARISVEARRLVPHDFLMLGLLSEDRLRVRVLALSGELPDVPGDVALTGPLRLATEREAYVVSGAQEAPGGSAITARIRFEGSPASQPIEMPMQPFFRELLRRGLRSYLRVPIHLRGGVLGGLVFCSASPEAYSTSDLAKARHVADCVALALAHQRLAEEEQRSTEAREKAARLEIRVKRLTEELETQGRHRVLGESRSWREVLGRASKVAPTEATVLLCGESGTGKEVVARFIHRASRRAEGPFVALNCAALPEQLLESELFGHEKGAFTGALAARAGKIEQASGGVLFLDEAGEMSPSVQAKFLRFLQEREYQRLGGSRTLQADVRVLAATNRDLKTAIARGNFREDLYYRLAVFDIDLPPLRDRHADIMTLAHAFLEEIGRSMGRPAAGIAREAEEKLTSYHWPGNVRELRNAIERAVILCEGGLIASEHLPLGVVAAPRRDAGDASSTSRSPSGPATLEAAEREMILQALARAGNNKSKAARLLGLTRAQLRSRIEKHRLTLETLSET; from the coding sequence ATGTCCGAAGATCGCGACGGACAGACCGAAGGATCCGAACCAGGGGAGGGATCCGGGGATCTCGCCCGGTTTCTCGGCCCCCTGCTTCACGCGCTGGCGGAGAGCCTCGACGTCCGCGAGATCTTCGCGCGTATTTCGGTGGAAGCCCGCCGCCTCGTCCCGCACGACTTCCTGATGCTCGGCCTCCTGAGCGAGGATCGCCTGCGGGTGCGCGTCCTGGCGCTCTCGGGCGAGCTGCCCGACGTTCCGGGCGACGTCGCGCTGACCGGCCCCTTGCGGCTCGCCACCGAAAGGGAAGCGTACGTAGTGAGCGGCGCCCAGGAGGCGCCGGGCGGGAGCGCGATTACCGCCCGGATCCGCTTCGAGGGGAGCCCGGCCTCCCAGCCGATCGAGATGCCGATGCAGCCGTTCTTCCGGGAGCTGCTCCGGCGCGGATTGCGCTCCTATCTGCGGGTGCCCATCCATCTGAGGGGCGGCGTCCTCGGCGGCCTGGTGTTCTGCTCGGCCTCCCCCGAAGCCTACTCCACCTCCGATCTCGCGAAGGCGCGGCACGTCGCCGATTGCGTCGCCCTGGCGCTCGCGCATCAGCGCCTGGCCGAAGAGGAGCAGCGCAGCACCGAGGCCCGCGAGAAAGCGGCCCGTCTCGAAATCCGCGTGAAGCGGCTCACCGAGGAGCTGGAGACGCAGGGCCGGCACCGGGTCCTCGGGGAATCCAGAAGCTGGCGGGAGGTCCTGGGGCGGGCGAGCAAGGTGGCTCCGACCGAAGCGACCGTGCTGCTCTGCGGCGAATCGGGAACCGGAAAGGAAGTCGTCGCGCGCTTCATCCATCGAGCCTCCCGGCGGGCGGAAGGGCCGTTCGTCGCCTTGAATTGCGCCGCGCTTCCCGAGCAGCTCCTGGAATCGGAGCTCTTCGGCCACGAGAAAGGGGCCTTCACGGGGGCGCTCGCGGCGCGCGCCGGGAAGATCGAACAGGCCTCCGGCGGGGTGCTTTTTCTGGACGAAGCGGGCGAGATGAGCCCTTCCGTCCAGGCGAAGTTCCTGCGATTCCTTCAGGAACGCGAGTATCAGCGCCTCGGCGGCTCCCGCACGCTTCAGGCCGACGTGCGGGTCCTGGCGGCGACCAACCGCGATCTGAAGACCGCCATCGCGAGAGGAAACTTCCGTGAGGATCTCTACTATCGGCTGGCGGTGTTCGACATCGACCTCCCGCCCCTGCGCGACCGGCACGCCGATATCATGACGCTGGCTCACGCGTTTCTCGAAGAGATCGGGCGCTCCATGGGTCGGCCGGCCGCGGGGATCGCGCGCGAAGCCGAGGAGAAGCTCACGAGCTACCACTGGCCCGGCAACGTCCGGGAGCTGCGCAACGCGATCGAGCGCGCCGTGATCCTGTGTGAGGGAGGCCTGATCGCCAGCGAGCACCTGCCGCTGGGAGTCGTCGCCGCACCGCGGCGGGACGCTGGCGACGCCTCCTCCACCTCGCGGTCGCCCTCCGGACCCGCGACCCTCGAAGCGGCCGAGCGCGAGATGATTCTGCAGGCCCTGGCGCGGGCGGGAAACAACAAGTCGAAGGCGGCCCGGCTCCTCGGCCTCACCCGTGCCCAGCTGCGCTCCCGCATCGAGAAGCACCGACTCACCCTCGAGACCCTGTCCGAAACCTGA
- a CDS encoding amidohydrolase family protein codes for MSSAPHRIDVHHHIVPSEYVKAAKAAGAKDAGGVTFPAWSPEAQLELMDRRSIATAMTSIAAPGVYFGNRDAARSLAHRSNELSARLVADHPRRFGALAVLPLPDVDAALEELAYALDTLDMDGVALLASIGDRYLGDPAFDTLFDELHRRKSVLFIHPTIPESSQFLKLAMPAALIEFVFDTTRAVANLIFSGTIERCPDISIILPHAGGTVPYLTGRLSLGALVPSLHAKAPRGAAAYLKRFYYETALSTEPTTLSSLKELVDPSHILFGSDYPFAPEPLIESEIRGLVNYGGFDEPTRRAIERDNSLALFPRLRDGSAAGGRS; via the coding sequence ATGAGCAGCGCACCGCACCGGATCGACGTCCACCACCACATCGTGCCATCCGAGTACGTGAAGGCCGCGAAGGCAGCCGGCGCCAAGGATGCGGGAGGGGTCACTTTCCCGGCGTGGAGTCCGGAGGCGCAGCTGGAGCTCATGGATCGGCGCAGCATCGCCACGGCGATGACCTCGATCGCGGCGCCCGGCGTCTACTTCGGCAACCGGGACGCGGCGAGGAGCCTCGCCCACCGTTCCAACGAGCTCTCGGCGCGTCTCGTGGCCGACCATCCCCGGCGCTTCGGCGCGCTGGCCGTTCTCCCCCTGCCGGACGTCGACGCGGCCCTCGAGGAGCTGGCGTACGCGCTCGACACCCTGGACATGGACGGAGTGGCGCTGCTGGCCAGCATCGGGGACCGCTACCTCGGGGATCCCGCTTTCGACACCCTGTTCGACGAGCTCCATCGGAGGAAGTCGGTGCTCTTTATCCATCCGACGATTCCGGAGAGCAGCCAGTTCCTCAAGCTGGCCATGCCCGCGGCACTGATCGAGTTCGTCTTCGACACGACGCGCGCGGTGGCCAACCTGATCTTCAGCGGCACGATTGAGCGCTGCCCCGACATTTCGATCATCCTGCCCCATGCCGGCGGGACGGTCCCCTACCTCACCGGCCGGCTTTCGCTCGGGGCGTTGGTCCCCTCCCTGCACGCCAAGGCCCCCCGGGGAGCTGCCGCCTACCTGAAGCGTTTCTACTACGAGACGGCGCTGTCGACGGAGCCGACGACCCTCAGCTCGCTCAAGGAGCTGGTGGATCCCTCTCACATCCTCTTCGGCAGCGACTACCCCTTCGCGCCCGAGCCGCTCATCGAATCCGAGATTCGAGGGCTCGTGAACTACGGAGGATTCGACGAGCCGACACGGCGCGCGATCGAGCGGGACAACTCGCTGGCGCTGTTCCCTCGCCTTCGCGACGGCTCGGCCGCCGGCGGGCGATCGTGA
- a CDS encoding alpha/beta hydrolase yields the protein VSQGLRDSFWLQGMQAGFKGVLDCIKAFSETDFTNDLEAFDVPTLVLHGDDDQIVPIGASALLSSKLIKNAHLEVYKGAPHGMCSTHKDQVNADLLSFMRA from the coding sequence AGGTCTCGCAAGGTCTTCGGGACTCGTTCTGGCTTCAAGGGATGCAGGCCGGTTTCAAAGGCGTCCTCGACTGCATCAAGGCCTTCTCGGAGACGGACTTCACGAACGATCTCGAGGCGTTCGATGTGCCGACGCTGGTCCTTCATGGTGACGACGACCAGATCGTCCCGATCGGCGCCTCCGCCCTGCTTTCCTCCAAGCTGATCAAGAACGCGCATCTCGAGGTCTACAAGGGCGCGCCGCACGGCATGTGCTCGACCCACAAGGACCAGGTCAACGCTGACCTCCTGTCATTCATGAGGGCCTAG
- a CDS encoding sialidase family protein: protein MSGVRVLVGTRKGAFVLTADAKRDRWDISGPHFGGWEIYHLKGSPVDPNRLYASQSSGWFGQMIQRSNDGGKTWESVGNKFVYDGVPGTHLWYDGTPRPWEFARVWHLEPSLTDPDTVYAGVQDAALFRSGDGGQTWQELSGLRTHDSASSWQPGAGGMCLHTILLDPSHPERIFIAISAAGVFRTDDAGKTWRPMNRGLRSEGIPDPVAEVGHCVHRIAMHPSRPAVLFMQKHWDVMRSDDAGESWQEVSGNLPTDFGFPIEVHAHEPNTIYVVPIKSDSEHYLPDGKLRVYRSRTGGHEWEALTKGLPQSHCYVNVLRDAMAVDSLAPCGVYFGTTGGQVYVSADAGDSWAPIVRDLPSVVSVEVQTLP, encoded by the coding sequence ATGAGCGGGGTACGGGTACTAGTTGGTACACGCAAGGGGGCATTCGTCCTGACGGCGGACGCCAAGCGCGACCGGTGGGACATCAGTGGCCCCCACTTCGGGGGCTGGGAGATCTACCACCTCAAGGGCTCTCCCGTTGACCCGAATCGGCTGTACGCGTCGCAGTCGAGCGGCTGGTTCGGGCAGATGATCCAGCGCTCCAATGACGGGGGCAAGACGTGGGAGTCGGTCGGCAACAAGTTCGTGTACGACGGCGTTCCCGGCACTCACCTGTGGTACGACGGCACGCCGCGTCCGTGGGAGTTCGCGCGAGTCTGGCATCTCGAGCCGTCCCTGACCGATCCGGACACCGTCTACGCCGGGGTTCAAGACGCCGCCCTGTTCCGCTCGGGCGACGGCGGCCAGACGTGGCAAGAGCTCTCCGGACTGCGCACACACGACTCAGCGTCCTCCTGGCAGCCGGGTGCCGGTGGGATGTGCCTCCACACGATCCTTCTGGACCCGAGCCATCCCGAGCGGATCTTCATCGCCATCTCGGCCGCCGGCGTGTTCCGGACCGACGACGCCGGCAAGACCTGGCGGCCGATGAACCGCGGCCTGCGGTCCGAAGGCATTCCCGACCCGGTTGCCGAAGTCGGCCACTGCGTTCACCGCATCGCGATGCACCCGTCGCGTCCGGCCGTACTATTCATGCAGAAGCACTGGGACGTCATGCGCAGCGACGACGCCGGCGAGTCGTGGCAGGAGGTCAGCGGTAACCTACCGACCGACTTCGGCTTCCCGATCGAGGTGCACGCGCACGAGCCGAACACCATCTACGTCGTGCCGATCAAGAGCGACTCGGAGCACTATCTGCCCGACGGAAAGCTGCGCGTGTACCGCAGCCGGACGGGCGGACACGAGTGGGAGGCGCTCACGAAAGGCCTGCCGCAGAGCCACTGCTACGTCAACGTGTTGCGCGACGCGATGGCCGTCGACTCGCTCGCTCCGTGCGGCGTGTACTTCGGCACCACCGGCGGGCAGGTGTACGTCTCGGCCGACGCCGGCGACAGCTGGGCGCCCATCGTCCGAGATCTTCCATCCGTGGTATCGGTCGAAGTCCAGACGCTGCCATGA
- a CDS encoding YciI family protein, translating into MRFMVLVKASRNSEAGEMPDQKLLAAMAKYNEELVKAGVMLAGEGLHPSSKGARILFSGEKRTVINGPFPETKQLVAGFWLWQVKSKEEAIEWARRCPNPTGDEGEIELRQVFEAEDFGAELTPELRRREERLRDQMERAKTKS; encoded by the coding sequence CTGCGCTTCATGGTGCTGGTGAAAGCGAGCCGGAACTCGGAGGCGGGGGAGATGCCCGACCAGAAGCTCCTCGCCGCCATGGCGAAATACAACGAGGAGCTGGTGAAGGCCGGCGTGATGCTGGCGGGGGAAGGGCTGCATCCCAGCTCGAAGGGCGCCCGGATCCTCTTCTCGGGAGAGAAGCGAACCGTCATCAACGGTCCCTTTCCCGAGACGAAGCAGCTGGTCGCCGGTTTTTGGCTCTGGCAGGTCAAGTCGAAGGAGGAAGCGATCGAATGGGCGCGGCGCTGTCCCAATCCGACGGGGGACGAGGGCGAGATCGAGCTCCGCCAGGTCTTCGAGGCGGAGGATTTCGGCGCCGAGCTCACTCCCGAGCTGCGGAGGCGCGAAGAGCGGCTGCGGGACCAGATGGAGCGCGCCAAGACCAAGTCCTGA
- a CDS encoding MarR family transcriptional regulator translates to MGARIDLSACRGCHCLAARRHARAITRLFEEKLRPHGLRATQFSVLAALALMGPTPVKELAETLGLERTTLTRIGAVLERSGWVSTAQSEDARERPFRLTGAGRRKLEGAFPAWKAAQNLVDRRVAGPVPHMG, encoded by the coding sequence ATGGGCGCGCGCATCGATCTCTCCGCTTGCCGAGGTTGCCACTGTCTCGCCGCGCGCCGGCACGCCCGGGCGATTACCCGACTCTTCGAGGAGAAGCTGCGTCCGCATGGACTCCGGGCGACCCAGTTCTCCGTCCTCGCCGCTCTGGCTCTCATGGGCCCGACGCCGGTCAAGGAACTGGCCGAAACGCTCGGCCTGGAACGCACGACACTGACGCGTATCGGGGCAGTGCTCGAGCGAAGCGGTTGGGTCAGCACCGCTCAGTCGGAGGACGCCAGAGAGCGCCCGTTCCGGCTGACCGGGGCCGGCCGCCGGAAGCTCGAAGGTGCGTTCCCAGCATGGAAGGCAGCGCAGAATCTGGTCGATCGGCGGGTGGCGGGACCCGTTCCGCACATGGGATGA
- a CDS encoding MoaD/ThiS family protein, with protein sequence MIRVVLPAHLRTLARLTDEVRLEVEGPATQRSVLDALEDRYPMLRGTIRDQETKARRAFVRFFACEQDLSNESPDAPLPDAVAKGTEPFFVVGAIAGG encoded by the coding sequence ATGATCCGCGTCGTGCTTCCCGCCCACCTGCGCACGCTGGCGCGCCTCACGGACGAGGTCCGCCTCGAGGTCGAGGGCCCGGCCACGCAGCGCTCCGTGCTCGACGCTCTCGAAGATCGCTATCCGATGCTGCGCGGGACGATCCGGGACCAGGAGACCAAGGCGAGGCGGGCTTTCGTGAGGTTCTTCGCCTGCGAGCAGGACCTGTCGAACGAGTCGCCGGACGCGCCTCTTCCCGACGCGGTCGCGAAGGGGACGGAGCCCTTCTTCGTCGTGGGGGCGATCGCCGGCGGCTGA
- a CDS encoding VOC family protein — translation MTVRLDHTIVPAKDKIASAEFFAEIFGLTVKPGHFAQVQVNESLTLDFADEPEPWGGPGFDPRTGQSHHYAFHVSEAEFEAIFNRVKAKGIPYGSEPHSHTNGQINTRRGGRGFYFEDPNGHLLEVMTVPETGS, via the coding sequence ATGACGGTTCGCTTGGACCACACCATCGTGCCAGCGAAAGACAAGATCGCCTCAGCTGAGTTCTTCGCCGAGATCTTCGGCTTGACGGTCAAGCCGGGCCACTTCGCGCAAGTGCAAGTCAACGAGAGCCTGACCCTTGACTTCGCTGACGAGCCAGAGCCATGGGGCGGGCCGGGGTTCGACCCCCGGACGGGCCAGAGCCATCACTACGCGTTCCACGTCAGCGAGGCGGAGTTCGAGGCGATCTTCAACCGGGTGAAGGCCAAGGGGATACCCTACGGCAGTGAGCCACACAGCCACACCAACGGCCAGATCAACACCCGCCGGGGCGGGCGGGGTTTCTACTTCGAGGACCCTAACGGCCACCTGCTGGAAGTCATGACCGTGCCCGAGACGGGGAGCTAG